Proteins from a single region of Novosphingobium sp. CECT 9465:
- a CDS encoding carboxymuconolactone decarboxylase family protein, whose translation MPYRVDIPADREPLVHILNHVGTEKLLDTRQRMFRTIYDAPETTLTAREREGMRIMGAARTNCPICAGMRLWRDWPGFDGGEIPEEFYQNAIDCNYDWEGFTDREKLLIEYADRFERDIESINGDDVLWERMHALFTEEEIGDTNLMLGCWVGTGRVLKALGIGSVCVVPPSAETLAALRNDQLSEQPVMAAAE comes from the coding sequence ATGCCGTACAGAGTAGACATTCCCGCAGACCGCGAACCGCTGGTCCACATTCTCAACCACGTTGGCACTGAAAAGCTGCTCGACACACGCCAACGCATGTTCCGCACAATCTATGACGCACCTGAGACGACCCTGACCGCACGCGAACGCGAAGGCATGCGGATCATGGGTGCTGCCCGCACGAACTGCCCGATCTGCGCGGGCATGCGGCTGTGGCGCGATTGGCCGGGTTTTGACGGTGGCGAGATTCCCGAAGAATTCTATCAGAATGCCATCGATTGCAACTACGATTGGGAAGGCTTTACCGATCGGGAGAAGCTGTTGATCGAATATGCCGACCGTTTTGAACGCGACATTGAAAGCATCAATGGCGATGATGTGCTGTGGGAGCGCATGCACGCCCTGTTCACCGAAGAAGAAATTGGCGACACGAACCTGATGCTTGGCTGCTGGGTCGGCACCGGCCGCGTGCTCAAGGCGCTTGGCATCGGCAGCGTCTGTGTTGTGCCGCCAAGTGCGGAAACGCTGGCCGCGCTGCGCAACGATCAGTTGAGCGAACAGCCGGTCATGGCTGCCGCCGAATGA